The following is a genomic window from Chaetodon trifascialis isolate fChaTrf1 chromosome 13, fChaTrf1.hap1, whole genome shotgun sequence.
TTTCAAGGATTTTACGGCAGGCGATTTAGAAAATCCACTTTTGCATTTGTGTAGACAATACATTGCCAGCAGAATCGTATCGTTTCCAAGATAGTCAACATTTAAAAGTTTTACCTTTTCACTTGACTTGGCTGTTTTAAgtaaaagcaagcaaacaaacaaaatgctgtaCACTATCCAACAAGACACCGatacagcagaaagacagagttAGTGACCAGCAAGTGAACATAGTAGCTGTAGCAGTTTGAGAGTCAAACATTTCCCTCATGAGTTGATGGAAACTAGAGCTAAATATACACATACTGGTTGTCTGACAAAGACATGCTGTACATACTGTCTTTACTGTGCTTACTTGAGGCCATGGTTATAATTTCACTATGTAAGTTGCAGCACACCTCTGTGGTGGATCTTATTTTAATATTGTAAGTGCAGTACTTCACCAAGGAGCTTCCAGTAAATTGGAGTATTTCCAAGTTCAGTTGAAATACTAGATCACTTCCTTCACAGTTTTGCAGCTCATCACAAGTCTAAAATGTGGTTAATAGAGCTGATCATTAAATTGTGAcagctttttgtatttttacttctGAAACCTGACATGAAGGTAAGAGTTAGGGTGTGGGGTCTGCTACAGCTCTGCCGAGGACTTAAAACTTGTCCTGTTCTGAGTGGAGGGCCTGCACCGACACCTGAAAGGCGTAAACCAGGGAACAAAATCACATAGACAACATTAGCTGCCCGAAAACGTTGCCTGATTAAAAAGTCGGAAACTTTTCCCCGAAGTAGCGACCGGGTTGACGCGAGAGTTTGCTTGATATTTAAATCGTCCAGAATATATTTAAATACTTTACTAGTAGTATTTAGGCCTTATTCTTTTGATTTGTCGGTATTTTTCCTGACTTTGTTGCGTTTACGTGTGCACAGATCTGCAGGCGCCTCCTCAACAGACAATTCTGCCATATTGGCACCAAGGAATATTCTTGGCACAATCGACTGGAGTTAGCAGGTAAAACTTTGTAAAACTTTGTAAAAGTTATCTTCTATTTATAGTTTTCGTGTCGCTGTTCACTCTCAAGTTAATGTTATTTTGTAGCATTAAGATGCAGCTTGTGAAAATTGCCAGAGGTCGCCAGTCTCGGAATTGCTAGCCGGCCGTTTAATTCACCTGAGATGATGTTGCTGTGAGAGATTGACAGCAGGTTAATGTTGACAAGTGACACTGCTTTCCATTTGCACTGCGTCGTTTTGACAAGGAGTTTagcttttaaagctgctgatttcgtatctctgtccgtctctcttaCTCAGTAACACAATGCACTACTAACAGCAACAGCCTCCTCATTGTTGCAGCTGAGATGATCCACAGTCTGTTCCTGATTAATCACTCTGGAGACATCTTCCTGGAGAAACACTGGAAGAGTGTCATCAACCGGAGTGTGTGTGATTACTTTTTCGAGGCGAAGGAGAAGGCAGTGGACCCCGAGAATGTGCCCCCTGTGCTGCAGACCCCACACCACTATCTCATCAGCATATACAGGGGAAAgctcttcttcctgtctgtcatccAGACTGAAGTCCCTCCGCTGTTTGTCATCGAGTTCCTGCACAGAGTGGCGGACACTATCCAGGTGTGATTGAGCTCTGTGTTCATTTTGATAGATGTTACAAGTCAGACGTGTAGTATGGAAATGAGGCAAAAATCTTTTTAGCTTGCGTACATCAGTCTGGTGTTTGCTTTAGTGTAACAGGTATTTTTGTCCTCAGGACTACTTTGGAGAGTGCTCAGAAAGTGTAATCAAGGACAATGTGGTGACAGTGTATGAGCTTTTGGAAGAGATGCTGGACAATGGCTTTCCACTAGCAACAGAGTCCAACGTCCTCAAAGAGATGATCAGGCCTCCCACCATCCTGCGATCGGTTGTCAATACGCTCACAGGTAAACAGAGGTCACCCTGACTCTGGTGGTAAAAGTCAGTCTGATCTGTACCACCCTCTGTCTGCTTATCTCTAAATTGAATAAAACAAGcaatgtctgtgtgtacattcaTGTTTCggcctttgtttttgtgtgttttccaggagCAAGTAATGTTGGAGACACGTTGCCAACGGGTCAGTTGTCCAATATCCCATGGAGGCGTGCTGGTgttaaatacacaaataatgAGGCGTATTTTGACGTGATTGAGGAAATAGATGCCATTCTGGACAAATCAGGTACAAACaacaatttttcttttttccctggAAGATtacaatgcatcattttctctGCTACTCTTGAAACATGCTCATCTCCCTCAATCTTTCTTATTCAGGTACAACCGTATTTGCAGAGATCCAGGGTGTAATTGAAGCCTGTGTGAGGCTCACTGGGATGCCTGACCTGACTCTGTCCTTCATGGTGGGTTCATTGTCTTTAAGCGCCGTGTTTCTCTGCTTGTACGCACGTCCAAGTTTAACATCCGCTCGCCATCGTTGTTTTTGATGACAGAATCCCCGTCTTCTCGATGACGTGAGTTTCCACCCGTGTGTGCGGTTTAAGCGCTGGGAGGCGGAGCGTGTCCTGTCTTTCATCCCGCCAGATGGAAACTTCACCCTCATGAACTATCATGTCAGCTCTCAAAAGTaagcagaggcagagctgtATGTCTTCTTTACAGAAAGTGATTCATCCTTGGCTTCTGTGTGGTCCTGTGCAAGAATGTTTAACATCTCAGTGAAATCAGTTTATGTATGAATAATCAGCAGGTTTGACATACAGATGAATTTGTGAAAACATGTGATCTGGTGGTCAACATCCTTTAGCAACAATAAAATCTTTGTCGTGTTATTTTCTTTGGGTTTCAGTCTGGAGGAGTCGATGGAAACACTGGTTTAATTTTCTGCACTAAGAATTCACAATCCGCATTTGTTGCTTTGTTAACTTGTAAGCACAAGCTGGTCGTTGTCTGCCCGCTAACTGTTTATTGTCACCGTGGTCTGTGTCCTTCCTCAGTCTCGTGGCCATTCCAGTGTACGTGAAGCAGAGCATCAGTTTCTTTGAGACGGGACCTTGCGGTCGCCTGGACATCACAATCGGACCCAAGCAGACCATGGGGAAGATGGTGGAGGCCTTGATGGTCACCATCCACATGCCTAAAGCTGTGCTCAGTGCTAACCTTACAGCCACACAGGGGACCTACACCTACGACCTCGCTACCAAGGTAACCAGCTGTTTACAGCAGTGATGCAGTAGGTCTGTGTTAAATGAAACCTTCTACTTTTAGATGTTTTTAGTAAACTAAAAATAGAAAGCATCTTGCTTTATTGTCCTTACTGGGAGCATGTCTTCTGTTTTGGTAGGTGCTTGTTTGGGACATTGGGAAACTGAACCCTCAGAAGCTTCCTAACTTGCGAGGCAGTCTGACTACACAGGCAGGTGCCCCCAAACCTGAAGATAACCCCTCACTCAACATTGACCTGAAGATACAGCAGCTCGCCATATCAGGTAATCTTCACTACATGACCTCTTAGTCTTTAACTGGTCTAAGTTTAAATTCCAGAGACGTCAGCCCTTTTAgccctgctctttctctccaccaCGTTAATGGTTATGGTAGCAGTCATCTTTATAAGCAGATATCTGGAACCCATCAGCTATTGTCTCATGATGATTTTagctttttattagctttttaaaaaaaatgtatcagcattcatatgcagatatctgttcgTTTGTATCTGCGCGGATATCCGCTGGCTACATCGAAAAAGCCCCGAGGCCCCGGCCTTTGCCCCCAGAGGCTGAATGGTCGTCAGACGATAGCCGATGGGTTCTGAGGTTGTGGTAGCGgtgacacacagtgtttgtcATGATGGCGTTCAGTTTGAAATTGTCAGACTTGATGTTGTTGAATTGTTTTTCCACTCATCGCTCCCCTCTGTGCAGGCCTAAAAGTGAGTCGTCTTGACATGTACGGGGAGAAGTACAAGCCGTTTAAAGGGGTCAAATATTTGACCAAAGCTGGGAAGTTCCAAGTGCGGACCTGAGCAAAGACTGTCAGAGGCCAGCGGTCAACAATCTAACGTGCCAAATAGGGGGCAAGTTACCACCCCGCTGAGTCATCTCCTCAATAAGTCTTACCCTCATTGTAATTAATGAATGATTTTGCGTTCTAACAGTTATTTATTATGTGTTTGGCATTACATATATACGACTGGATGGTGTTTGTGGCCTGTAAAGGGAAGCCTTAATAATCAATGTGATCTTGTTGAAGTGCTATTAGTTCTCCAGTTTAAATGTGCTGCATAGTGTGCAacattcctctttctttttggactatttctcttttgttttttttggtctaaCACCTTCTGAGTGTTGCCTTAGGGGAGTATTTTGCTTTGAAAAGGGACACTCGCAGCTCACCGCCTCACTCCTCACGACATCAACACACCCATACAATCCTACTTGCATGTTGCCTGAGAGTAAGCAGCTGCACCTTTGAAAACCTTTTTACATAATATATGGTAGCAagttttatatatacatatatatatatatatatgtttatttttgaaGAACCTTATGTCTTATCTACTTTCTGAGTAGCTGCAGTGTGTCTTGAGGCACTGTCTTTGGTGCAGGTATTTTTGCACACATTCACTCTTTAATGTGGCCTTGTAAGGACGTGTGAAGGTGCTTTGTATAGCACATAACAGCacaaactgcatgttttttgaAGCCTGAGGGAAGTACATCTCTGAAATATATCTTATATCTAAGGTACATAGTTCGACTAAGGGAGGGTGAACAACTCTCTGCAGAGCCTAGCTACAAGGGAGTGATTCAGTGCTGGGAACAGTAAAAAGCACTCAGAAACCTACAGTACAGGATTCTCACATAACCTTGAATGCAGCGTCTTTACTCAGCACAAGATTTGCACAATCAATTGTCCACGTGGAAAAATACTACTTAAAGCTCTTGTACGAAGTTGAATCTGCATTTCACTGTTTAAGATGTCTTATAAAAGCTTTAAAATTGTCTATTTGTCTATTGTCtaaatcttttcttcttttttttttttttttagccttgcTCACAACATGGCTCTAGTGACGGCACTGTTGGCCTGTTGGTTGCCACTGTTGTCATATCTCAACAACTGGATGGATTGACATAAAACTCCTCAGAATGAATGGTCCTAACTTGGGTTAACATAACTTTtgctctagcgccaccagcaggtcagagtTTAAATATATGCAATACCTTTGTTTACAAATGAGCTTTGCTGTTTCACTGTGCATTTAGTggtaattagcaaatgctagcatgctattACACTACACTAAGATGACAAACATGGAAAACGTACATGTTAAAACTTCCACATGCCAACATTGCATAGCATTTAGCGTCAAGAATCGCTGTGCcttagcctcacagagctgctagcccGGTTAGACTCATATTAAATACACTGAACACTTGAAATCAGCTTGTCAATTCTTCCTTTCACTCATTTTACGTTGCGGTACGAGTCATTCAAAGCAAATTAAGAGGCTGACTCCAGTCGTCATTATAGTCTTTTATTCTTCCAAGGCACAGCAGATGTGTTGGCAGGGCTAGAAGCTATCAGAATACATTCAGGGTGTGAATGAACACATCAAGTACACACAGAAGTACACCCTGTGGCTCTCAGTGAGGGCTCAGTGGCTGCTACATGCTCAGTAGGCCCAAATAAAGATGAAGATGCAGTTAACATTCTGTGCGGCTGTTTGGAGCATCATGGAGACCGCTCACTAATACTGTTCAAGTGAAGAGgcttcacacatacatacacatacaaattCTCCATTTAACAGTTAAATTTCCCCAACCACTGTAAAAAATGTGGAGTAAAACCTGATGGGTACTGTTTAGAGAATGAGCTCATTTGATTGCTTCTGACATTGAGGTACCAATCTTGATGATGAATGAATCAGTAAATTGCTGTGTaattattccagacaaaacACTCCTTTGtacagtttttttatttaaaactaaaaaaaaaaaactagactGATAGACTAGCATCACTGCCTGATATCACATAAAAAGGTTGCTTTCAAACCACCGGGGTCGAGTGGAAAATCCGTGTAAAAACGATCCATCAGAGCAGAGTGGGACTACTGAGCTCACACATGGAGAAGAGTCTAAAAACAGGATGTTGAATGGCTGCCTAAAATCACTGCTTTAGAGCAattttgacagcactacaaatagtaaaaaaaaaaaaaaaaaaagcaaagcaggggaaaacattttctcctttttatgataataataataataataaaaaacagatgTCAAAAAGCACCTCAGAGTCACAGCCACAGATAataatctgtctttttttgtaaTAACCTTGTGTTAAAGTGTTAAGAAAACTTCATGAAGCTTACAGTAATGTAAAACAAATCCTTTGGCATTGTTCACTGTGATAGTTAAATAAAAGTTCAACCAAAGAagtaaaaacatattaaaaacatCTCAACTCATCCTGACTTTACTGTTGCTCATATGGCAACAGTCCAGTGAAAACCTCTGATCCATTAAGTATCAGCCTTCCTgcaatcaacaacaacaacaaaacatacaTTTCTTTCAAATTATACAATCACTTTAGAAACTGTGTCATTTGCCTTTAAGTTGTAACACTTTAAATCCAGAAGACCTTTTAGGACAGCAGCGATGATGTGATCACCTCTGAATTCACAGATCTTCAGTTAAGATCAGCGTTATTACTCAAAGTaaacatgaggaggagagctcATCAGCCCACGCAAGACTCCACACTCGCGGTGTATAAAGCTCAGAGCTGAGTGCTGTCCATAAAACAAATAATCACTGTACATACAATAGACAGTAAGAAACTCACtgaaaaaaactgaactgaagtaAATGTCCTCTCGGAGTTAAGTATCTTATTGTCATCATTTGCCtttagaaaatagaaaacattttcatgcaaaaaatATATACCTGGGATTTGGATAAACTCTTGTAACACAACATAccaaaatatatattaaaaattgtCTCCGATTAGCCTGCGTGATGCCACACATACAGATAAAGGGAACAGGAGAGCGAAGCTGAACTCACCCCAATAAATGAAACCTGCTTATCTAATGGTTCCTGGTAGACACACCCGA
Proteins encoded in this region:
- the ap3m1 gene encoding AP-3 complex subunit mu-1; this encodes MIHSLFLINHSGDIFLEKHWKSVINRSVCDYFFEAKEKAVDPENVPPVLQTPHHYLISIYRGKLFFLSVIQTEVPPLFVIEFLHRVADTIQDYFGECSESVIKDNVVTVYELLEEMLDNGFPLATESNVLKEMIRPPTILRSVVNTLTGASNVGDTLPTGQLSNIPWRRAGVKYTNNEAYFDVIEEIDAILDKSGTTVFAEIQGVIEACVRLTGMPDLTLSFMNPRLLDDVSFHPCVRFKRWEAERVLSFIPPDGNFTLMNYHVSSQNLVAIPVYVKQSISFFETGPCGRLDITIGPKQTMGKMVEALMVTIHMPKAVLSANLTATQGTYTYDLATKVLVWDIGKLNPQKLPNLRGSLTTQAGAPKPEDNPSLNIDLKIQQLAISGLKVSRLDMYGEKYKPFKGVKYLTKAGKFQVRT